One Klebsiella electrica genomic window, AGCAGTATCTCACCGGACGGATGCTCGGAGAGTACGACAACGGGCTGGGACGCCGCTGGCAGGACGCGCATCCGATTCGTTTTTACGACCAGGGGGAGGTGAGTTTCCCGTGGCTGTCGGACGGGATGTGGTTTTTAACCCAGTTCCGCCGCTGGGGATTACTGAAAACAGACCCGGATTATCAGGCGGTGGCCCGGCGCATCAACCGCATTGACGTCTGGAAAGCGGCGGCGCAGGCGGTGGGCGGCATCGCCACACCAACAGCGCTCATGCGTAGCAGCACATTGATAGACGGTACGGTCTGGACGGGGGCCGATCCGCAAGGTTACGCCCGCAGCTTCGCGATTCAACATAAGGGGGCATGAAATGAAACACGCGCACAATACGCAACCTGTTATTGCCACAGAAAAAACGCCGGGCGAAGTGATTATTCTGCCGCCGGTGCAGGTCCGGCGACCGACGCCGCCCGTCAGACGCTGGCTACGTGAAACCGTACAGCGACTCCTGCCGCCCCTGCTCGGACTGGGGCTGCTTTTACTCTGCTGGCAGCTGGCGGCGATCAACGGCAAGGGCTTTCCGACGCCGCTGAGTACGTTCGACTCCGCGCTGACCCTGTTTGCCGATCCTTTTTATCAGGACGGGCCAAACGACATGGGCATCGGCTGGAACGTGCTGGCGTCACTGCAACGGGTGGCGGTGGGCTTCGGTCTGGCGGCGCTGGTGGGTATCCCGCTGGGCTTTTTGATCGGCCGCTCGCTGTTCTTCGCCCGCATGTTTAATCCGCTGATCGCGCTGCTGCGCCCGGTCAGTCCGCTGGCGTGGCTACCGATTGGTCTGCTGCTGTTCCAGAAGGCGGAACCGGCTTCGAGCTGGACCATTTTTATCTGCTCTATCTGGCCGATGGTGATTAACACCGCCGAAGGCGTGCGCCGCATTCCGCAGGATTATCTCAACGTGGCCCGCGTGTTACAGCTTTCGGAGTGGACGGTGATGCGGCGCATTCTCTTCCCGGCGGTGCTGCCCGCGGTGCTGACCGGCGTGCGTCTCTCTATCGGCATTGCCTGGCTGGTGATCGTCGCCGCTGAGATGCTGACCGGCGGCCTGGGGATCGGTTTTTGGATCTGGAACGAGTGGAACAACCTCAACGTGGAAAACATCATTATCGCCATCGTCATTATCGGCGTCGTCGGCCTGCTGCTTGAGCAGGGGCTGATGCTGATCGCTCGTCGCTTCAGCTGGCAAGAAAAATAGGGGAATCGCTATGAAACCATTAATTCAGGTGCAGGCCGTCAGCCAGCGCTTTAATACCGCCAGCGGCGAATTTCTGGCCCTGCAAAACGTCTCTTTCGACATTTACGAAGGGGAGACCGTCAGTCTGATTGGCCACTCCGGCTGCGGGAAATCAACGCTGCTGAACCTGATTGCCGGCATTACCTTACCCACGGAAGGCGGGCTGCTGTGCGATAACCGCGAAATCGCCGGGCCGGGCCCCGAGCGCGCGGTGGTCTTTCAGAACCACTCCCTGCTGCCGTGGCTGACCTGCTTTGACAACGTGGCGCTGGCGGTCGACCAGGTTTTTCGCCGCACCATGAGCAAAGCCGAGCGCAAGGAGTGGATCGAACACAACCTTGAGCGGGTGCAAATGGGCCACGCGCTGCACAAGCGTCCGGGGGAGATCTCCGGCGGGATGAAGCAGCGGGTGGGGATTGCCAGGGCGCTGGCGATGAAGCCGAAAGTGCTGCTGCTGGATGAACCGTTTGGCGCGCTCGATGCCTTGACCCGCGCCCACTTGCAGGATGCGGTGATGCAGATTCAGCAGGCGCTGAATACCACCATCGTGATGATTACCCATGATGTTGATGAGGCGGTACTGCTTTCTGACCGCGTGATGATGATGACCAACGGCCCGGCGGCGACGGTGGGGGAGATTCTCGCCATCGATCTGCCCCGGCCGCGCAATCGCGTTCAGCTGGCGGATGACAGCCGTTATCACCACCTGCGTCAGCAGATTCTCCATTTCCTCTACGAAAAACAGCCGAAGGCGGCGTAAGGGGCGGCGATGAAGCGGCGACTGGTGATTATCGGCAATGGTATGGCGGCCACCCGGCTGGCGGAGACGCTGGTGGCGCGGGGGGGCGATAAATTTCAGATAGTGATTATCGGTGATGAACCCTGGCAGGCCTATAACCGTATCCAGCTGTCACCGGTACTGGGCGGGGAAAAAACGCTGGCGCAAACGCGACTGCTGCCTGAGGAGTGGTATCACCAGCACGGCGTGACGGTCCGCCGCGACGAATCGGTGCTGGCGGTGGAGATGTCGACGCGAACGTTGCGCACCACGCGAGGCGAGCTGTCGTGGGATGAGCTGATCTTTGCCACCGGTTCACAGGCGTTCATCCCGCCGTTGCCCGGCGTGGCGCTGCCGCACGTCTTTGCGTTTCGCACCTTTGCCGATGTGGCCGCCATTCTGGCAACCGGCGGCCCGGCGGTGGTGATTGGCGGCGGGGTGCTCGGCGTCGAGGCTGCCGCCGCGTTACGACGTCATGGTGACAATGTCACTTTACTGCATCGCGGCGACCGGTTGATGGAACAGCAAACCGATGCCTTTGCCGGTCAGCAGCTACAGCAACAGCTGGAGGCGCGAGGCATTCAGTGCGTCACGGACTGCGCGATCGCCGCGATTCGCGAGCACGAGGTTGTGCTGGAGGATGGCCGGACTTTTGCCGCCAGCCGCGTGGTGCTGGCGACCGGCGTGCGCCCCAACATTGAGCTGGCGCAGCGCAGCGGCGTCGATTGCCGACGCGGCATTGTGGTGGACCGCCAGATGGCGACCGCGCGGCCGGGAATTAGCGCCATCGGCGAATGTTGTGAAATTGATGGTCAGACCTGGGGGCTGGTCGCGCCCTGTCTGCGTCAGGCCGAGGTGCTGGCCGCGCGTTTATGTGGGGCGCCAGGCGCAGATTTTCACTGGCAGGACAGCGGCACTCGCCTGAAGGTCACGGGTATCGAGCTGTTCAGCGCCGGGGAATTACAGGCGACTGAGCAGGATGAGCTGTGGACCAGCTGGGACCCGCTGGCCCGCCACTACCGCCGTTTGCTGGTCCGTAACGACAAGCTGTGCGGCGTGTTATTGCTTGGCGACTGCGCAAATGCAGCGCCGTTAACGGCTCTGCTGGGCGAACGCGCATCAGCAGACTGGCTTTTTGATCCTTCTTCAACGCAGCCGCGCGCTGCAGGACAAATCACGATGACAAAACCTGTTTTGGTGCTGGTCGGACACGGCATGGTCGGCCACCATTTTCTTGAGCAATGCGTCAGCCGTAACCTGCATCAACAGTTTCGGATCGTGGTGTTTGGCGAAGAGCGTTACGCCGCCTACGACCGGGTGCATTTATCAGAATATTTTGCCGGGCGTAGCGCGGAATCGCTGTCGCTGGTGGAGGGCGATTTCTTCGCCCGGCACGGAATCGAACTGCGGCTGTCTGAGACGATTGCCGCCATTGACCGTGAGGCGCGGGTGGTACGCGATGCCAGCGGCCATGAAACCCACTGGGATAAACTGGTGCTGGCGACCGGCTCATATCCCTTCGTGCCGCCGGTGCCGGGCCACGATCAGGAGGGGTGTTTTGTGTATCGTACCCTCGACGACCTCGACCGTATTGCCGCCTGCGCCGGCCGCGCAAAACGCGGGGTGGTGATTGGCGGCGGCCTGCTGGGGCTGGAGGCCGCCAACGCGCTCAGGCAACTGGGGCTGGAAACCCACGTGGTGGAGTTCGCGCCGCATCTGATGGCGGTCCAGCTGGATAGCCCGGGCGCCGCGATGCTGCGGGAGAAAATCAATGATCTTGGCGTCGGGGTGCACACCAGCAAATCGACGCAGGCTATCGTACGCGATGCTGACGGCCTGGTGCTGAACTTCGCCGATGGCGAATCGCTGGCCACCGATATGGTGGTTTTTTCCGCCGGGATTCGCCCGCAGGATACGCTGGCGCGTGGCAGCGGACTGACGGTGGGCGAACGCGGTGGGATCGTTATCGATGATCAGTGTCGCACCTCCGATCCGCAGGTGCTGGCGATTGGTGAATGCGCCCTGTGGCAGAACAAAATCTATGGCCTGGTGGCACCGGGCTATCAGATGGCGAGAACGGCGGCGGCAATGCTGGCCGGAGAAGAAGCGAGTTTTAGCGGTGCCGATATGAGCACCAAACTGAAACTGCTGGGCATCGATGTGGCCTCTTTCGGCGATGCCCAGGGACGCACGCCCGGTAGCCAGAGCTACCAGTGGACGGACGGCCCGGGGCAAATCTATAAGAAAATTGTCGTCTGCCAGCAGAGTAAAACGCTGCTGGGCGGCGTACTGGTGGGCGATGCCAGCGATTACGCCACGCTGCTACAAATGATGTTGAACGCGATGGCGCTGCCCGCGCGCCCGGAAAGCCTGATTCTGCCCGCGCTGGAGGGGAGTGCGCCAAAAGCGCTGGGCGTAGCGGCGCTGCCGGACAGCGCGCAGATCTGCTCGTGCCACAACGTCAGTAAAGGGGACATCTGCGCGGCGGTTAATCATGGCGCCGGTGATATGGCGGCGATAAAAAGCTGCACCAAAGCCGCCACCGGTTGCGGTGGATGCAGCGCGCTGGTCAAGCAGGTGATGGAATATCAGCTCTCGGCGCAGGGCGTGGAAGTGAAAAAAGATATCTGCGAACACTTTCCGTGGTCGCGTCAGGAGATCTATCACCTCGTGCGCGTGAACCATATCCGCACCTTTGATCAGCTGATTAGTCGTTACGGTCAGGGACACGGCTGCGAAATCTGTAAGCCGCTGGTGGCTTCAGTTCTGGCCTCCTGCTGGAATGAATACCTGCTGAAACCGGCGCATTTGCCGCTACAAGATACCAATGACCGCTACTTCGCCAATATTCAGAAAGATGGCACCTATTCAGTGGTCCCGCGTATGGCGGCAGGCGAAGTGACCCCGGACGGGCTGATTGCCATCGGCCAGATTGCCAAACGCTACCAGCTGTACAGCAAAATTACCGGCGGCCAGCGGATCGATCTGTTTGGCGCCCGGCTCGAAGCTCTGCCGGCCATCTGGCGCGAGCTGGCGGAGGCCGGTTTTGAAACCGGTCACGCCTACGGCAAGTCGCTGCGCACGGTGAAATCCTGCGTCGGCTCGACCTGGTGTCGCTACGGCGTGCAGGACTCGACGGCGCTGGCGGTGACGCTTGAACATCGTTACAAGGGGCTGCGTGCGCCGCACAAGATTAAAATGGCGGTCTCCGGCTGTACCCGCGAATGCGCCGAGGCGCAGGGGAAAGATATCGGGGTGATTGCCACGGAAAAAGGCTGGAATCTCTACGTCTGCGGCAACGGCGGGATGAAGCCGCGCCATGGCGATCTGTTTGCCAGCGACATCGACGACGCGACGCTGATCCGCACGGTTGATCGGCTGCTGATGTTCTATATCCGCACTGCCGACCGACTACAGCGAACCAGTACGTGGATGGATAACCTCGAAGGCGGAATCGACTACCTGCGCGAGGTGATCCTCGAAGACAGCCTCGGGATCGGCGAAGAGCTGGAGCAGGAGATGGCGCGGGTGGTGGAAAGCTACCAGTGCGAATGGCAGACCACGCTGAACGATCCGCAGCGGCTGGCGCTGTTCCGGTCTTATGTTAACAGCGACCAGCCGGATGACGCCGTGCAGCGGCAAATGTTACGCGGCCAGCCGCAGCCGGTCGTCGCGCCGGTGCACCGCGAAGGCGAGGCGTCGGCTCGTCCGTGGCAGGCCATTTGCAATCTGGAGGCGATTCCCGCGCAGGCCGGGATCGGCGCGCGGTTGGGCGAGCGTCAGATTGCGCTGTTCCGTTTTGGCGAACAGGTTTATGCCCTCGACAACCTGGAGCCCGGTAGCGACGCCAACGTGCTGTCGCGCGGCATACTGGGCGATGCTGGCGGGGAGCCGATTGTCATTTCGCCGCTGTATAAACACCGTATCCGGCTGCGCGACGGGCGCCCCAGCGATGGCGGTGAACCGATGGTCCGCGCCTGGCCGGTGAAGGTCGAAAACGGCACGGTGTGGGTAGGCAATCAGCTTCTGCTGGCGCGCGCGGAGGCCTCCTGATGGATGAAATCCGCACCACCTGTCCCTATTGCGGCGTGGGCTGCGGCGTGCTAGCGCGAAGGGCAGAAAATGGCCTGGTCAGCGTGCGCGGCGATGAGCAGCATCCGGCAAACCTGGGACGTCTGTGCGTCAAAGGCGCGGCGCTCGGAGAAACCACCGGCCTGGAGAGGCGCTTGCTGCGACCGGAGCTGGAGGGGGAGCCGGTCAGTTGGTCACAGGCGCTGACGGCCGCCGGTAGCCGACTGCGGCAAATCATTGAGCAACACGGGCCGCAGGCGGTGGCATTTTATGCCTCCGGGCAGCTGCTTACCGAGGACTACTACGCGGCGAATAAGCTGATGAAGGGGTTTATCGGCGCCGCCAATATCGATACCAACTCCCGTCTCTGTATGTCCTCGGCGGTGACCGGCTATAAGCGCGCCTTTGGCGCCGACGTGGTGCCGTGCAGCTACGAGGATGTGGAAAACAGCGATCTGGTGGTGCTGGTGGGGTCGAACGCGGCCTGGGCGCATCCGGTGCTGTATCAGCGGCTGGTGCAGGCGAAACGGGATAATCCGCAGATGAAAGTGGTGGTGATTGATCCGCGCCGAACCGCCACCTGCGATATCGCCGATAGCCACCTGGCGGTTGCGCCCGGCAGCGATGGCGGGCTGTTTGTCGGTTTACTGAGGGCGATTGCCGGGGCTGGCGCGCTGACCGGCGATTTTCACGACCAGACGCAGGCGCTGGCCGCCGCCGCAGCCTGGGACACGGCGCGGGTGGCCGAATTCTGCGGGCTGGAGGTCGAGCAGGTCGCCGGGTTCTATCGCGACTTCATCGCCGCACCGCGGGCGATAACGCTCTACACCATGGGGATCAATCAGTCGGCCAGCGGCAGCGACAAGTGTAATGCCATTATTAACGTCCACCTGGCCTGCGGGAAATACGGGCGTTCGGGCTGCGGGCCGTTTTCGCTGACCGGACAGCCAAATGCGATGGGCGGCCGCGAGGTGGGCGGCCTGGCAACGATGCTGGCCGCTCATATGCATTTTGAGCCGCAGGATCTGCACCGGCTGTCGCGCTTTTGGGGCAGCGAACGGCTGGCGCAGACGCCGGGATTGACGGCGGTGGAGCTGTTTGCCGCCATTGGCCGCGGCGAGGTGAAAGCGGTGTGGATTATGGGCACTAACCCGGTAGTGTCGTTACCGGACAGTCTGGCCGTCAGCCAGGCGCTGGCCGGATGCCCGCTGGTGATCGTCTCCGAGGTGAGCGCCAGAACGGATACGGCAGCGTTTGCCCATATTCGTTTCCCGGCGCTGGCGTGGGGAGAAAAAAATGGCACCGTTACCAACTCGGAGCGGCGTATTTCCCGCCAGCGCAGCTTTCTGCCGCCGCCGGGAGAAGCCAAAGCCGACTGGTGGATAATCGCTCGCGTGGCTGAACAGCTCGGCTTTGGCGCGGCCTTTGCCTGGCGCCATCCGCATGAGATCTTCAGCGAGCATGCCGCGCTTTCGGGGTTTGAAAATGACGGCCAGCGGGCGTTCGATATCGGCGGGCTGGCGGAGCTCAGCCGTGAGGAGTGGGACAACCTGGCGCCGGTTCGCTGGCCGGTCAGCCGCAGCGGCGCCGCTCTCGATTTACAGCGCGGCTGGCACGGCGATGGTAAATTGCGCATGGTGCCGGTGACCCCCCAGGCCACGCGCGCCGTGACCGACGCCTTTTATCCGCTGATCCTCAATAGCGGCCGTATTCGCGATCAGTGGCACACCATGACCCGTACCGGTAGCGTGCCGCGTCTGATGCAGCATATTGCCGAACCGGTCGTTGAGGTCGCGCCAGCGGATGCCCGACGTTTGCAACTGCGCGAGGGAGAACTGGCGCGAATCTGGTCGCGCAACGGCGTGATGGTGGCTAAAACGGTGGTCAGCCGCGGGCAGCGCCCAGGCTCACTGTTTGTGCCGATGCACTGGAATAATCAGTTTGCCCGCCGGGGAAGGGTCAACGATCTGCTGTCGGCGGTGACGGATCCCTGGTCCGGACAGCCGGAGAGCAAACAGGCGGCGGTGGCGATTGCCCCCTGGCGTCCCGCCTGGCACGGGGAACTGTTTTGTCGCCAGCCGGTTCCGCTGCCGGCTGCCGTCCACTGGCGTCGGCGGGCGGCGCGGGCGGTAAACCATCTCTCTTTAGCCGGAGAACACCCTTCGCAGGAATGGCTAACCGAATGGTGTCATCAGCAGGAGTGGCAGATGCAAACGGCGCGCGCCGGGACGACATGGAGCCTGCTGGCCTGGCGTGAGGGTCAGCTGATGTTGGGCTGGTGGTGCGATATCGGCGAGCCGGTAATCGATGCCGGGTGGATAGCCGACGCGTTTCTCTCGCCCCCGGAAACGCCCACGCATCGTCACGCGCTGCTCAGCGGGAAAAAAAGCGGCGAGACGGCGCCCACGGGACGGATCGTATGCAGTTGCCTGAGCGTTGGCGAACGCGCGATCGGTGAGGCTATCGCGAACGGTTGCCGCACGGTTGGTGAACTGGGCAAGGTGCTGAAATGCGGTACCAACTGCGGCTCTTGTATTCCCGAACTCAAAGCGCTGCTGGCAGAGGCGCAGATACGGGCCTGAGTTCGGGATATTCCTGGAATTGCCCTCAGAGCTGCCGGAGAGGGCAAAAAACGGTAAACTTAAAGACTGTCATATTCTTCGTGAGCCAATGTAACCCATTTAATGCCTTCGTCGTACCGCGTCCCCCCACTCCTTGCGCTACTCTTGCTGCTGGCAAGCGTTCCTGCCCGTGCCCTGCAGGGAAACACGGCGTTCAGTGAAAAACAGG contains:
- the ntrB gene encoding nitrate ABC transporter permease translates to MKHAHNTQPVIATEKTPGEVIILPPVQVRRPTPPVRRWLRETVQRLLPPLLGLGLLLLCWQLAAINGKGFPTPLSTFDSALTLFADPFYQDGPNDMGIGWNVLASLQRVAVGFGLAALVGIPLGFLIGRSLFFARMFNPLIALLRPVSPLAWLPIGLLLFQKAEPASSWTIFICSIWPMVINTAEGVRRIPQDYLNVARVLQLSEWTVMRRILFPAVLPAVLTGVRLSIGIAWLVIVAAEMLTGGLGIGFWIWNEWNNLNVENIIIAIVIIGVVGLLLEQGLMLIARRFSWQEK
- a CDS encoding ABC transporter ATP-binding protein; its protein translation is MKPLIQVQAVSQRFNTASGEFLALQNVSFDIYEGETVSLIGHSGCGKSTLLNLIAGITLPTEGGLLCDNREIAGPGPERAVVFQNHSLLPWLTCFDNVALAVDQVFRRTMSKAERKEWIEHNLERVQMGHALHKRPGEISGGMKQRVGIARALAMKPKVLLLDEPFGALDALTRAHLQDAVMQIQQALNTTIVMITHDVDEAVLLSDRVMMMTNGPAATVGEILAIDLPRPRNRVQLADDSRYHHLRQQILHFLYEKQPKAA
- the nirB gene encoding nitrite reductase large subunit NirB; translated protein: MKRRLVIIGNGMAATRLAETLVARGGDKFQIVIIGDEPWQAYNRIQLSPVLGGEKTLAQTRLLPEEWYHQHGVTVRRDESVLAVEMSTRTLRTTRGELSWDELIFATGSQAFIPPLPGVALPHVFAFRTFADVAAILATGGPAVVIGGGVLGVEAAAALRRHGDNVTLLHRGDRLMEQQTDAFAGQQLQQQLEARGIQCVTDCAIAAIREHEVVLEDGRTFAASRVVLATGVRPNIELAQRSGVDCRRGIVVDRQMATARPGISAIGECCEIDGQTWGLVAPCLRQAEVLAARLCGAPGADFHWQDSGTRLKVTGIELFSAGELQATEQDELWTSWDPLARHYRRLLVRNDKLCGVLLLGDCANAAPLTALLGERASADWLFDPSSTQPRAAGQITMTKPVLVLVGHGMVGHHFLEQCVSRNLHQQFRIVVFGEERYAAYDRVHLSEYFAGRSAESLSLVEGDFFARHGIELRLSETIAAIDREARVVRDASGHETHWDKLVLATGSYPFVPPVPGHDQEGCFVYRTLDDLDRIAACAGRAKRGVVIGGGLLGLEAANALRQLGLETHVVEFAPHLMAVQLDSPGAAMLREKINDLGVGVHTSKSTQAIVRDADGLVLNFADGESLATDMVVFSAGIRPQDTLARGSGLTVGERGGIVIDDQCRTSDPQVLAIGECALWQNKIYGLVAPGYQMARTAAAMLAGEEASFSGADMSTKLKLLGIDVASFGDAQGRTPGSQSYQWTDGPGQIYKKIVVCQQSKTLLGGVLVGDASDYATLLQMMLNAMALPARPESLILPALEGSAPKALGVAALPDSAQICSCHNVSKGDICAAVNHGAGDMAAIKSCTKAATGCGGCSALVKQVMEYQLSAQGVEVKKDICEHFPWSRQEIYHLVRVNHIRTFDQLISRYGQGHGCEICKPLVASVLASCWNEYLLKPAHLPLQDTNDRYFANIQKDGTYSVVPRMAAGEVTPDGLIAIGQIAKRYQLYSKITGGQRIDLFGARLEALPAIWRELAEAGFETGHAYGKSLRTVKSCVGSTWCRYGVQDSTALAVTLEHRYKGLRAPHKIKMAVSGCTRECAEAQGKDIGVIATEKGWNLYVCGNGGMKPRHGDLFASDIDDATLIRTVDRLLMFYIRTADRLQRTSTWMDNLEGGIDYLREVILEDSLGIGEELEQEMARVVESYQCEWQTTLNDPQRLALFRSYVNSDQPDDAVQRQMLRGQPQPVVAPVHREGEASARPWQAICNLEAIPAQAGIGARLGERQIALFRFGEQVYALDNLEPGSDANVLSRGILGDAGGEPIVISPLYKHRIRLRDGRPSDGGEPMVRAWPVKVENGTVWVGNQLLLARAEAS
- a CDS encoding nitrate reductase; amino-acid sequence: MDEIRTTCPYCGVGCGVLARRAENGLVSVRGDEQHPANLGRLCVKGAALGETTGLERRLLRPELEGEPVSWSQALTAAGSRLRQIIEQHGPQAVAFYASGQLLTEDYYAANKLMKGFIGAANIDTNSRLCMSSAVTGYKRAFGADVVPCSYEDVENSDLVVLVGSNAAWAHPVLYQRLVQAKRDNPQMKVVVIDPRRTATCDIADSHLAVAPGSDGGLFVGLLRAIAGAGALTGDFHDQTQALAAAAAWDTARVAEFCGLEVEQVAGFYRDFIAAPRAITLYTMGINQSASGSDKCNAIINVHLACGKYGRSGCGPFSLTGQPNAMGGREVGGLATMLAAHMHFEPQDLHRLSRFWGSERLAQTPGLTAVELFAAIGRGEVKAVWIMGTNPVVSLPDSLAVSQALAGCPLVIVSEVSARTDTAAFAHIRFPALAWGEKNGTVTNSERRISRQRSFLPPPGEAKADWWIIARVAEQLGFGAAFAWRHPHEIFSEHAALSGFENDGQRAFDIGGLAELSREEWDNLAPVRWPVSRSGAALDLQRGWHGDGKLRMVPVTPQATRAVTDAFYPLILNSGRIRDQWHTMTRTGSVPRLMQHIAEPVVEVAPADARRLQLREGELARIWSRNGVMVAKTVVSRGQRPGSLFVPMHWNNQFARRGRVNDLLSAVTDPWSGQPESKQAAVAIAPWRPAWHGELFCRQPVPLPAAVHWRRRAARAVNHLSLAGEHPSQEWLTEWCHQQEWQMQTARAGTTWSLLAWREGQLMLGWWCDIGEPVIDAGWIADAFLSPPETPTHRHALLSGKKSGETAPTGRIVCSCLSVGERAIGEAIANGCRTVGELGKVLKCGTNCGSCIPELKALLAEAQIRA